TCAGGGAGCGGATATAGCCATCAATTATTCCGGCAGTGAGGCGAAAGCAAATGAAGTGGTTGATGAAATCAAGGCCTTGGGCCGTGAAGCATTCGCCATCCAATGTGATGTCGCCAATGGTGAATCAGTGACAAACATGATCAAAGAGGTCGTCGAACGGTTCGGCCGCGTGGATATCTTAGTAAACAATGCGGGTATAACACGAGATAACTTATTGATGCGCATGAAAGAAGAAGAATGGGATGCAGTGATCAATACGAATCTTAAAGGCGTGTTCCTTTGTACAAAAGCGGTCACGAGGCAAATGATGAAGCAGCGCAGCGGCAGGATCATCAACATGGCTTCGATTGTCGGCGTTAGCGGTAATGCAGGGCAGGCCAATTATGTTGCGGCGAAGGCTGGTGTAATCGGCCTGACCAAAACTACTGCGAAGGAACTTGCTTCAAGAGGGATCACGGTAAATGCGATTGCTCCCGGCTTCATTTCAACCGATATGACTGGGGAATTGCCTGAAGATGTCCAAAAAGCGATGCTGGACCAAATTCCGCTGGCTCGTTTCGGTGACCCTAAAGAAGTTGCTTCTGTCGCATCTTTCCTTGCTTCAGATGCCAGCAAATATATGACTGGACAAACTCTTCATGTAGATGGCGGCATGGTTATGTAAGTTTTCTTTGATTTTTTTCGAATTTAATTTATAATGTCTTGAGGGGAGGTGAACAAATTGGCAGATGTATTAGAAAGAGTAACGAAAATCGTTGTGGATCGTTTGAACGTGGAAGAATCAGAAGTGAAACTTGAAGCTTCTTTCAAAGAAGATCTTGGAGCCGATTCCCTAGATGTAGTTGAACTAGTTATGGAATTCGAAGACGAGTTCGATATGGAAATTTCGGACGACGACGCTGAAAAAATCGCCACAGTAGGTGATGCTGTGAATTACATACAAAGCACTATGTAATGAATGGTCATTTGACTAAAAGCTCCGTTTTTAAACGGGGCTTTCTCTTGTAATGAAAGAAATTCAAACAAAGCAGTGGAGATAAGGGAATGATGACGGGTTAAAGCAAGCATCTTTCTGTCTGATAGTGGCTGACGGTTAGTTTTCTTTAAGCGGATTATCATGTATGATGATACATAGGAAAGCTTGACAGGAATTCCTGCCAGGTTTCTTTTTATATATTGGAAAAATATGCTTTTTTGAACCGTTGTGGAGGGTTTTGTGTGATACGTAGGAACGGAAATAATCGTAAGCCATCAATCAAGGATAATAAATTTAAACAGTTGCAAGAAAGTCTTGGTTTTCATTTTCAGGATGAAAACTTATTGAAACAAGCTTTTACCCATTCATCTTATGTGAATGAGCATCGCCGTAAGCCTTATGAAGATAATGAAAGGCTTGAATTCTTGGGAGAC
This genomic stretch from Peribacillus muralis harbors:
- the fabG gene encoding 3-oxoacyl-[acyl-carrier-protein] reductase, whose protein sequence is MILKGKKALVTGASRGIGREVALELALQGADIAINYSGSEAKANEVVDEIKALGREAFAIQCDVANGESVTNMIKEVVERFGRVDILVNNAGITRDNLLMRMKEEEWDAVINTNLKGVFLCTKAVTRQMMKQRSGRIINMASIVGVSGNAGQANYVAAKAGVIGLTKTTAKELASRGITVNAIAPGFISTDMTGELPEDVQKAMLDQIPLARFGDPKEVASVASFLASDASKYMTGQTLHVDGGMVM
- a CDS encoding acyl carrier protein, whose product is MADVLERVTKIVVDRLNVEESEVKLEASFKEDLGADSLDVVELVMEFEDEFDMEISDDDAEKIATVGDAVNYIQSTM